The following proteins come from a genomic window of Streptomyces sp. Sge12:
- a CDS encoding response regulator: MTIRLLLADDHPVVRAGLRAVLDTEPDFAVVAEAATAERAVELAAGEPVDVVLMDLQFGRGMHGSEATALITARPGAPRVLVLTTYDTDADILAAVEAGASGYLLKDAPPEELAAAVRTAAAGQSALAPAVALRLMDRMRTPAEALTKRELEVLQLVADGLSNQQISKQLFLSQATVKSHLVHVYAKLGVDSRTSAVAAAATRRLIRTP, encoded by the coding sequence GTGACCATCCGTCTCCTGCTCGCCGACGACCACCCGGTGGTCCGGGCCGGGCTGCGCGCGGTACTCGACACCGAACCGGACTTCGCGGTGGTCGCCGAGGCCGCCACCGCCGAGCGGGCGGTGGAGCTGGCCGCCGGCGAACCGGTGGACGTGGTCCTGATGGACCTCCAGTTCGGCCGCGGCATGCACGGCTCCGAGGCGACGGCCCTGATCACCGCCCGCCCGGGCGCTCCCCGGGTGCTGGTGCTGACCACGTACGACACCGACGCGGACATCCTCGCGGCGGTGGAGGCGGGCGCCTCCGGCTACCTGCTCAAGGACGCCCCGCCGGAGGAGCTGGCGGCCGCCGTACGAACGGCCGCGGCGGGCCAGTCGGCGCTGGCCCCGGCGGTGGCGCTGCGCCTGATGGACCGGATGCGGACCCCGGCGGAGGCGCTGACGAAGCGGGAGCTGGAGGTGTTGCAGCTGGTCGCGGACGGACTGTCGAACCAGCAGATCTCCAAGCAGCTGTTCCTCAGCCAGGCCACGGTCAAGTCCCACCTGGTGCACGTCTACGCCAAACTCGGCGTCGACTCCCGCACCTCGGCGGTCGCGGCAGCCGCCACCCGCCGCCTGATCCGCACGCCCTAG
- a CDS encoding nucleotidyltransferase family protein, which produces MPANDPAHTAPPLIAGLLLAAGGGRRLGGRPKALLPYRGRPLVENAVRVLREAGCGPVHVVLGASAAEVRERADLSGCVVVDNPDWAQGMGSSLRVGLASLAGTGADAALVSLVDQPGIGPAAVARVLGAYRSPTSLAAAAYEGERGHPVLFGADRWADIAATATGDKGARVHLARHAEELMLVECADIAEAFDIDTPPDLARLL; this is translated from the coding sequence ATGCCAGCCAACGACCCCGCACACACCGCTCCGCCCCTGATCGCCGGCCTGCTCCTGGCCGCCGGCGGCGGCCGCCGCCTGGGCGGGCGGCCCAAGGCTCTGCTCCCCTACCGCGGCCGCCCGCTGGTCGAGAACGCCGTGCGCGTCCTGCGCGAGGCGGGCTGCGGTCCGGTGCACGTGGTGCTCGGCGCCTCGGCGGCCGAGGTCCGCGAGCGCGCCGACCTGTCGGGCTGCGTGGTCGTGGACAACCCGGACTGGGCGCAGGGGATGGGCTCCTCGCTGCGCGTCGGCCTGGCCTCGCTGGCCGGTACGGGGGCGGACGCGGCGCTGGTCTCGCTCGTGGACCAGCCGGGCATCGGCCCGGCGGCCGTGGCCCGGGTGCTCGGGGCGTACCGCTCCCCCACCAGCCTGGCGGCGGCGGCCTACGAGGGGGAGCGCGGCCACCCCGTGCTCTTCGGCGCGGACCGCTGGGCCGACATCGCGGCGACGGCGACCGGCGACAAGGGCGCGCGGGTGCATCTTGCGCGACATGCCGAGGAGCTCATGCTGGTGGAGTGCGCGGACATCGCGGAGGCCTTCGACATCGACACGCCGCCCGACCTGGCACGACTCCTTTGA
- a CDS encoding ABC transporter permease produces MFVAWRDLRFAKGRFALMGSVVLLITLLVGLLSGLTSGLARENISAITGLPATHLAFAAPAGDQKVSFTNSQVAEPGWLAWRQQPGVKSAEPLGIRTTNAVSGERTAAVSVFGVDSAGGLAPRGAGLTQGQVVLTEKAAKELGGLTAGAKLKIGPLELAVAAVSGTAAYSHTPVVWMDLGDWQRVGNPGTSIDTLATVVAVSGSGVDLAAADRAAGTKARTVDEALGAIGSYQAENGSLQLMRGFLFAISALVIGAFFTVWTIQRSADIAVLKALGASTPYLLRDALGQAVVMLAIGTGLGTALAVGFGALISGGPVPFVLDAATVLVPAAIMILLGALGAALSIRRITAVDPLIALGSAR; encoded by the coding sequence ATGTTCGTCGCATGGAGAGATCTACGGTTCGCCAAGGGCCGCTTCGCCCTCATGGGTTCGGTCGTGCTGCTGATCACGCTGCTGGTCGGCCTGCTGTCCGGGCTCACCTCCGGCCTGGCCCGGGAGAACATCTCGGCCATCACCGGGCTGCCCGCCACGCACCTGGCCTTCGCCGCGCCCGCCGGGGACCAGAAGGTGTCCTTCACCAACTCGCAGGTGGCCGAGCCCGGCTGGCTGGCCTGGCGGCAGCAGCCCGGGGTGAAGTCGGCGGAGCCGCTCGGGATCCGCACCACCAACGCCGTCTCGGGTGAGCGCACCGCCGCGGTCTCGGTCTTCGGCGTGGACTCCGCGGGCGGGCTGGCACCGCGCGGCGCCGGGCTCACCCAGGGGCAGGTGGTCCTCACCGAGAAGGCCGCGAAGGAGCTGGGCGGCCTGACCGCCGGAGCCAAGCTCAAGATCGGCCCGCTCGAACTGGCCGTGGCCGCCGTGTCCGGGACCGCCGCCTACAGCCACACCCCCGTCGTCTGGATGGACCTGGGCGACTGGCAGCGCGTCGGCAACCCCGGCACCTCCATCGACACCCTCGCGACCGTCGTCGCCGTCTCCGGCAGCGGCGTGGACCTCGCCGCGGCGGACCGGGCCGCCGGCACCAAGGCCCGAACCGTCGACGAGGCCCTCGGCGCCATAGGCTCGTACCAGGCGGAGAACGGCTCGCTCCAGCTGATGCGCGGCTTCCTCTTCGCCATCTCGGCCCTGGTCATAGGGGCCTTCTTCACGGTGTGGACGATCCAGCGAAGCGCGGACATCGCCGTCCTGAAGGCACTGGGCGCCTCCACCCCGTACCTCCTGAGGGACGCCCTCGGCCAGGCCGTCGTGATGCTCGCCATCGGTACCGGGCTGGGCACCGCGCTCGCGGTCGGCTTCGGCGCACTGATCAGCGGCGGCCCCGTGCCCTTCGTGCTCGACGCCGCCACGGTGCTCGTCCCCGCCGCGATCATGATCCTGCTCGGCGCGCTGGGCGCTGCCCTGTCCATCCGTCGGATCACCGCCGTCGACCCGCTGATCGCCCTCGGGAGCGCCCGATGA
- the yczR gene encoding MocR-like transcription factor YczR: MANGRVVQTADRTIGSRQLAALLPAEVLARPGYRALADAVRTLILDGRVALHVRLPAERELAEAVGASRATVTGAYDLLRESGYVRSRRGSGTWTELPEGHRPVGAHALLGAGGYSADGDPGVDLAIAAMGAPEAGLADALARAAARLPALARTSGYHPFGLPDLRSAVADRFTRRGLPTRPEQILVTAGAQQAFALIVSLLCRPGDRVVTENPTYANALDALRHARLRTGSIAVSDTGWDMGIAESTLRQTVPRLAYVIPDFQNPTGALMPPEQRLRLLAATRATGTWLVVDETIADIALDVTAPAPLASLAPRGGADHVITIGSLSKTHWGGLRVGWIRATAKMITELTAVRVSADMTGSVLDQLVALPLLDGMDAALPARLAQLRIQRAALVQSLQRHTPEWSWQIPPGGLSLWVDLGEPVSSALAERAVAAGVHIGRGARFGVDPGTFEHRLRIPYTLPADRLDEGIRRLAAAFHDGIPLPSAVDRPHWVA, translated from the coding sequence ATGGCAAACGGGCGAGTGGTCCAGACAGCGGACAGAACCATCGGCAGCCGCCAGCTCGCAGCCCTGCTGCCCGCCGAGGTCCTGGCCCGCCCCGGCTACCGGGCGCTCGCCGACGCCGTCCGCACCCTGATCCTCGACGGCCGCGTGGCCCTGCACGTCCGGCTGCCCGCCGAGCGCGAACTCGCCGAAGCGGTCGGCGCCAGCCGGGCCACCGTCACCGGCGCCTACGACCTGCTGCGCGAGAGCGGCTACGTCCGCAGCCGGCGCGGCTCCGGCACCTGGACCGAGCTCCCCGAAGGCCACCGCCCGGTCGGCGCCCACGCACTCCTCGGCGCCGGCGGCTACAGCGCCGACGGCGATCCCGGCGTCGACCTCGCCATCGCCGCCATGGGCGCCCCGGAAGCCGGCCTCGCCGACGCCCTCGCCCGGGCCGCGGCACGACTCCCCGCGCTCGCCCGGACCTCCGGCTACCACCCCTTCGGCCTGCCCGACCTCCGCAGCGCCGTGGCCGACCGCTTCACCCGGCGCGGCCTGCCCACGCGCCCCGAGCAGATCCTGGTCACGGCCGGGGCCCAGCAGGCCTTCGCGCTGATCGTCAGCCTGCTCTGCCGGCCCGGCGACCGGGTCGTCACCGAGAACCCCACCTACGCCAACGCCCTCGACGCCCTGCGCCACGCACGGCTGCGCACCGGATCCATCGCCGTCTCCGACACGGGCTGGGACATGGGGATAGCCGAATCCACCCTGCGCCAGACCGTGCCGAGGCTCGCGTACGTCATCCCCGACTTCCAGAACCCGACGGGCGCCCTGATGCCGCCGGAGCAGCGGCTGCGGCTGCTCGCCGCGACCCGGGCGACCGGGACCTGGCTGGTGGTCGACGAGACCATCGCCGACATCGCCCTGGACGTGACCGCACCCGCCCCACTGGCCTCCCTCGCCCCGCGCGGCGGCGCGGACCACGTGATCACCATCGGCTCGCTGAGCAAGACGCACTGGGGCGGGCTGCGCGTGGGATGGATCCGCGCCACCGCGAAGATGATCACGGAGCTGACGGCCGTACGGGTCTCGGCCGACATGACCGGCTCGGTGCTCGACCAGCTCGTCGCCCTCCCACTGCTGGACGGCATGGACGCTGCGCTGCCCGCACGGCTGGCACAGCTGCGGATCCAGCGCGCCGCCCTGGTGCAGTCCCTCCAGCGGCACACCCCGGAATGGTCCTGGCAGATCCCGCCGGGCGGCCTCTCGCTCTGGGTCGACCTGGGCGAACCCGTCAGCTCCGCGCTGGCCGAACGGGCCGTCGCCGCCGGAGTGCACATCGGCCGCGGCGCGCGCTTCGGCGTGGACCCGGGAACCTTCGAACACCGCCTGCGGATCCCGTACACGCTGCCCGCCGACCGCCTCGACGAGGGCATCCGCCGCCTCGCCGCCGCCTTCCACGACGGGATCCCCCTGCCCTCGGCGGTGGACCGCCCCCACTGGGTTGCCTAG
- the aceB gene encoding malate synthase A, with protein sequence MSAPAPSPLAIVDAEPLPRQDEVLTEAALAFVAELHRRFAPRRAELLARRGERRAEIARTSTLDFLPDTAQVREGDWKVAPAPAALNDRRVEITGPTDRKMTINALNSGAKVWLADFEDASAPTWENVVLGQLNLIDAYERRIDFTDPRTGKAYALRPAAELATVVMRPRGWHLEERHLQFEGSPASGSLVDFGLYFFHNAKRLIDLGKGPYFYLPKTESHLEARLWNEIFVFAQDYVGIPQGTVRATVLIETITAAYEMEEILYELRDHAAGLNAGRWDYLFSIVKNFRDGGEKFVLPDRNAVTMTAPFMRAYTELLVRTCHKRGAHAIGGMAAFIPSRKDAEVNKVAFEKVKADKDREAGDGFDGSWVAHPDLVPIAMASFDAVLGEKPNQKDRLREDVSVAPGELIAIDSLDARPTYEGLRNAVQVGIRYIEAWLRGLGAVGIFGLMEDAATAEISRSQIWQWINAGVVFENGETATADLTRKIAADELAAIRAEIGEEAFAAGKWKQAHDLLLQVSLDADYADFLTLPAYDQLVG encoded by the coding sequence ATGTCCGCACCAGCGCCGTCCCCGCTGGCCATCGTCGACGCCGAGCCCCTGCCCCGGCAGGACGAAGTCCTCACCGAAGCGGCACTCGCCTTCGTGGCCGAGCTGCACCGGCGGTTCGCCCCCCGCCGCGCCGAGCTCCTCGCCCGTCGTGGCGAGCGCCGTGCCGAGATCGCCCGGACCTCCACCCTCGACTTCCTCCCGGACACCGCACAGGTCCGCGAGGGCGACTGGAAGGTGGCGCCGGCCCCGGCCGCGCTGAACGACCGTCGTGTGGAGATCACCGGTCCGACGGACCGCAAGATGACCATCAACGCCCTGAACTCGGGCGCCAAGGTCTGGCTCGCCGACTTCGAGGACGCCTCGGCTCCCACCTGGGAGAACGTCGTCCTCGGCCAGCTGAACCTCATCGACGCCTACGAGCGCCGCATCGACTTCACCGACCCCCGCACGGGCAAGGCGTACGCGCTGCGGCCCGCCGCCGAGCTCGCGACCGTCGTCATGCGGCCGCGCGGCTGGCACCTGGAGGAGCGCCACCTGCAGTTCGAGGGCAGCCCCGCCTCCGGCTCGCTCGTGGACTTCGGGCTCTACTTCTTCCACAACGCGAAGCGCCTGATCGACCTCGGCAAGGGCCCGTACTTCTACCTGCCGAAGACGGAGTCGCACCTGGAGGCGCGCCTCTGGAACGAGATCTTCGTATTCGCCCAGGACTACGTCGGCATCCCCCAGGGCACCGTCCGCGCGACCGTCCTCATCGAGACGATCACCGCCGCGTACGAGATGGAGGAGATCCTCTACGAGCTGCGCGACCACGCGGCCGGCCTGAACGCGGGCCGCTGGGACTACCTCTTCTCCATCGTCAAGAACTTCCGTGACGGCGGCGAGAAGTTCGTCCTGCCGGACCGCAACGCGGTGACGATGACCGCTCCGTTCATGCGGGCGTACACCGAACTGCTGGTCCGCACCTGCCACAAGCGCGGCGCGCACGCCATCGGCGGCATGGCGGCCTTCATCCCGTCCCGCAAGGACGCCGAGGTCAACAAGGTCGCCTTCGAGAAGGTCAAGGCCGACAAGGACCGCGAGGCGGGCGACGGCTTCGACGGCTCCTGGGTCGCCCACCCCGACCTGGTGCCGATCGCGATGGCCTCCTTCGACGCGGTCCTCGGCGAGAAGCCGAACCAGAAGGACCGTCTGCGCGAGGACGTCTCGGTGGCCCCCGGCGAGCTCATCGCGATCGACTCCCTGGACGCGCGGCCGACGTACGAGGGCCTGCGCAACGCGGTCCAGGTCGGCATCCGCTACATCGAGGCCTGGCTGCGCGGCCTCGGCGCCGTCGGCATCTTCGGCCTGATGGAGGACGCGGCCACCGCCGAGATCTCGCGCTCGCAGATCTGGCAGTGGATCAACGCGGGTGTCGTCTTCGAGAACGGCGAGACGGCCACGGCCGACCTGACCCGCAAGATCGCCGCCGATGAACTGGCCGCCATCCGCGCCGAGATCGGCGAGGAGGCCTTCGCGGCCGGCAAGTGGAAGCAGGCCCACGACCTCCTGCTCCAGGTCTCCCTGGACGCGGACTACGCGGACTTCCTCACCCTCCCCGCGTACGACCAGCTGGTCGGCTGA
- a CDS encoding IclR family transcriptional regulator, giving the protein MPTSSASTTDASSKTPAASGGVQSLERAFDLLERMADAGGEVGLSELSAASGLPLPTIHRLMRTLVACGYVRQQPNRRYSLGPRLIRLGESASRLLGTWARPYLARLVEETGETANMALLDGDEIVYVAQVPSKHSMRMFTEVGRRVLPHSTGVGKALLAHTPADEVRALLARTGMPAATEKTITTPEGFLEALEQVRRAGYAVDDNEQEIGVRCLAVSVPNSPTAAAISISGPAGRVTEAVAESFVPILQGVAAELSVALANQSPA; this is encoded by the coding sequence GTGCCGACGTCCAGCGCCAGCACCACCGACGCTTCCTCAAAGACCCCCGCCGCCAGCGGTGGCGTCCAGTCCCTTGAGCGCGCCTTCGACCTGCTCGAACGCATGGCCGACGCCGGGGGCGAGGTCGGCCTCAGCGAGCTCTCCGCCGCCAGCGGTCTGCCTCTGCCCACGATCCACCGCCTGATGCGCACGCTGGTGGCGTGCGGGTACGTACGCCAGCAGCCCAACCGACGGTACTCCCTCGGCCCCCGCCTGATCCGCCTCGGCGAGTCCGCGTCGCGCCTGCTGGGTACCTGGGCCCGCCCCTACCTCGCCCGCCTGGTCGAGGAGACCGGGGAGACGGCGAACATGGCCCTCCTCGACGGGGACGAGATCGTCTACGTCGCCCAGGTGCCGTCCAAGCACTCCATGCGCATGTTCACCGAGGTCGGCCGCCGGGTGCTGCCGCACTCCACCGGTGTGGGCAAGGCGCTGCTCGCCCACACCCCGGCCGACGAGGTACGGGCCCTGCTGGCCCGCACCGGGATGCCGGCGGCGACCGAGAAGACCATCACCACGCCCGAGGGCTTCCTGGAGGCGCTGGAGCAGGTCCGCAGGGCCGGCTACGCGGTCGACGACAACGAGCAGGAAATAGGAGTCCGCTGCCTCGCGGTGTCGGTGCCGAACTCGCCGACCGCGGCCGCGATCTCCATCTCGGGTCCGGCGGGCCGGGTGACCGAGGCCGTGGCCGAGTCCTTCGTGCCGATCCTGCAAGGCGTGGCCGCCGAACTGTCGGTGGCCCTGGCCAACCAGAGCCCCGCCTAG
- a CDS encoding GDSL-type esterase/lipase family protein, which yields MIGFRNVSKDRDRSRVRRLAGAGLVVPLAVSALLAGGAGTSAASPGTGPTAVVSMGDSYISGEAGRWKGNSLTNSGSRIGTDRGWVSGSTYDPGKVYGATAGGCHRSDSAEVRSAGPIADVAVNLACSGAVSDNVFRASNGGVSFKGEAPQADQLAAVAASHNVKVIALSIGGNDLGFADIIKDCALDFVIWNSYCYDDQQYGVDQKIDAVMGKVGKSVDEIRVVMRAAGYADSSYRIVLQSYPSPIPRGAENRYTQSDWSRLNTGGCPFWNRDSDWARDSLVPQIAGRIKQVAAAKGVQFLDLRDMMQGREVCAKASKQVTTAVPASARTSEWARWIDNNETQGLIQESMHPNYFGQLAAGRCLALVVAQPASSGFSCKNTAGTDQTGMFLTPAS from the coding sequence GTGATCGGATTCCGCAACGTCAGCAAGGACCGGGACCGCAGTCGGGTGCGACGACTGGCCGGGGCCGGCTTGGTCGTGCCGCTCGCCGTCAGCGCGCTGCTGGCCGGCGGAGCCGGCACCTCGGCCGCCAGCCCGGGGACCGGACCCACCGCCGTGGTGTCCATGGGCGACAGCTACATCTCCGGCGAGGCCGGCCGCTGGAAGGGCAACAGCCTGACCAACAGCGGGAGCCGGATCGGAACCGACCGGGGCTGGGTCAGCGGCAGCACCTACGATCCCGGCAAGGTCTACGGGGCCACGGCCGGCGGATGCCACCGCTCCGACTCCGCCGAGGTGCGCAGCGCCGGGCCGATCGCCGACGTCGCCGTCAACCTCGCCTGCTCGGGGGCGGTCTCGGACAACGTGTTCCGCGCCTCCAACGGCGGTGTCTCCTTCAAGGGCGAGGCCCCGCAGGCCGATCAGCTCGCCGCGGTGGCCGCGAGCCACAACGTCAAGGTCATCGCCCTGTCCATCGGCGGCAACGACCTCGGCTTCGCCGACATCATCAAGGACTGCGCGCTCGACTTCGTCATCTGGAACTCGTACTGCTACGACGACCAGCAGTACGGCGTCGACCAGAAGATCGACGCGGTCATGGGCAAGGTCGGCAAGTCCGTGGACGAGATCCGGGTCGTGATGCGCGCGGCCGGGTACGCGGACTCCTCGTACCGGATCGTGCTGCAGTCCTACCCGTCGCCGATCCCGCGGGGCGCGGAGAACCGGTACACGCAGAGCGACTGGAGCCGGCTCAACACCGGCGGCTGCCCCTTCTGGAACCGGGACTCGGACTGGGCGCGGGACTCGCTGGTGCCGCAGATCGCGGGCCGGATCAAGCAGGTCGCGGCGGCCAAGGGCGTGCAGTTCCTGGACCTGCGGGACATGATGCAGGGCCGCGAGGTGTGCGCGAAGGCGAGCAAGCAGGTGACCACCGCGGTGCCGGCCTCGGCGCGGACGAGCGAGTGGGCGCGCTGGATCGACAACAACGAGACCCAGGGACTCATCCAGGAGTCCATGCACCCCAACTACTTCGGCCAGCTGGCCGCGGGCCGCTGCCTGGCCCTGGTGGTCGCGCAGCCCGCGAGCTCCGGCTTCAGCTGCAAGAACACCGCGGGCACCGACCAGACGGGCATGTTCCTGACGCCGGCGTCGTGA
- a CDS encoding VOC family protein, with protein sequence MSVRRVVPNVRSKSLAQSREFYGLLGFEEVMDHGWIVTLASPSRPAAQVSLMTGDRTAPVTPDMSVEVDDVDAAYAAVRASGAEIVHPLQDEEWGVRRFFVRDPDGRVVNVLSHR encoded by the coding sequence ATGTCCGTTCGCCGTGTCGTACCCAACGTCCGGTCGAAGTCCCTCGCGCAGAGCCGGGAGTTCTACGGCCTGCTGGGCTTCGAGGAGGTCATGGACCACGGCTGGATCGTGACCCTCGCGTCCCCCTCCCGGCCGGCGGCCCAGGTCAGCCTCATGACGGGTGACAGGACGGCGCCGGTCACTCCCGACATGAGCGTGGAGGTGGACGACGTCGACGCGGCCTACGCGGCCGTGCGCGCGAGCGGCGCGGAGATCGTGCACCCCCTCCAGGACGAGGAGTGGGGGGTGCGCCGGTTCTTCGTCCGCGACCCCGACGGCCGGGTCGTGAACGTCCTGAGCCACCGGTGA
- a CDS encoding sensor histidine kinase: MTSPAASPLPPATRALTPVSKVLRLCLHALLFGLLALAAGRAVADSAPRAGWVIAACAVLAAVYVGGVRAPAVHSSPRAGALWLTGLGTAWAALLVTSSDGLWIAFPLYFLELHLLRLRWGVAAVAVTACAAIGGYVAHSDAVTPGAFLGPLLGGAVAVATVLGYQALYGESERRRELIEELITTRAELAAAERSAGILAERERLAREIHDTLAQGLSSIQLLLRAAERALPQGAPALEHIGRAREAAQDNLAEARRFVRALTPPDLEHGSLAAALERLCAGVPGPRVRFSLSGSPRVLPTPYEVALLRIAQSALANVVRHARAGRAEITLTFMDASVTLDIVDDGHGFDPASVAPGSSGAGDGGFGLPAMRSRAETLGGLFTVESDPGQGTAVAVTLPLPLEHAEPLQPLDHAGHPDAVEAL, encoded by the coding sequence ATGACTTCTCCCGCCGCTTCGCCCCTTCCCCCGGCCACGCGCGCCCTCACCCCCGTCTCGAAGGTGCTGCGGCTGTGCCTGCACGCGCTGCTCTTCGGGCTGCTCGCGCTCGCCGCCGGCCGGGCCGTCGCCGACTCCGCGCCCCGGGCCGGCTGGGTGATCGCCGCCTGCGCGGTGCTCGCCGCCGTCTACGTGGGCGGCGTACGGGCCCCCGCCGTGCACAGCTCGCCGCGCGCCGGGGCGCTGTGGCTGACCGGGCTCGGGACGGCCTGGGCGGCGCTGCTCGTGACCTCCTCCGACGGGTTGTGGATCGCGTTCCCGCTGTACTTCCTGGAGCTGCACCTGCTGCGGCTGCGCTGGGGGGTCGCGGCCGTCGCGGTGACCGCCTGCGCGGCGATCGGGGGGTACGTGGCGCACAGCGACGCTGTGACTCCCGGGGCCTTCCTCGGGCCGCTGCTGGGCGGTGCGGTGGCGGTGGCGACCGTACTGGGCTACCAGGCGCTGTACGGGGAGAGCGAGCGCCGGCGGGAGCTCATCGAGGAGCTGATCACGACCCGGGCCGAGCTGGCCGCGGCCGAACGCAGCGCCGGGATCCTGGCCGAGCGGGAGCGGCTGGCCCGGGAGATCCACGACACCCTCGCGCAGGGGCTGTCGTCCATCCAGCTGCTGCTGAGGGCCGCCGAGCGGGCGCTGCCGCAAGGGGCTCCGGCGCTGGAGCACATCGGCCGGGCGCGGGAGGCGGCCCAGGACAACCTCGCCGAGGCGCGTCGTTTCGTCCGGGCCCTCACCCCGCCGGACCTGGAGCACGGATCGCTCGCGGCCGCGCTGGAACGGCTGTGCGCGGGGGTGCCGGGGCCGCGCGTGCGGTTCTCGCTGAGCGGGAGCCCGCGGGTGCTGCCCACCCCCTACGAGGTGGCCCTGCTGCGGATCGCGCAGTCGGCGCTGGCCAATGTCGTGCGGCACGCGCGGGCCGGGCGCGCCGAGATCACCCTGACCTTCATGGACGCCTCGGTCACCCTCGACATCGTCGACGACGGGCACGGCTTCGACCCGGCCTCGGTCGCGCCGGGCTCCTCGGGAGCGGGCGACGGCGGCTTCGGACTGCCCGCCATGCGCTCGCGCGCCGAGACCCTGGGCGGGCTGTTCACCGTGGAGTCCGACCCCGGGCAGGGCACCGCCGTGGCCGTCACCCTGCCGCTGCCGCTGGAACACGCAGAACCCCTGCAACCCCTGGACCACGCGGGGCATCCGGACGCCGTGGAGGCCCTGTGA
- a CDS encoding ABC transporter ATP-binding protein: MTLLVHDVTLTYPDGESRLTALNAVGLDVPAGTLTAVIGPSGSGKSSLLAVAATLVTPDRGRVVVAGQDTTGLGPAEKSALRREKIGIVFQQPNLLASLTAAEQLQVMAHLSGRPARTVRRRALELLAAVGLADKADKRPHQLSGGQRQRINIARALMNEPAVLLVDEPTSALDHERGAAVLDLLVTLTRERGTATVVVTHDHAHLDRMDRTATMADGRLTLPVTPEPAPTA, translated from the coding sequence ATGACCCTCCTCGTCCACGACGTCACGCTGACCTACCCCGACGGCGAGAGCCGGCTCACCGCCCTGAACGCGGTCGGCCTGGACGTGCCCGCCGGCACGCTGACCGCGGTCATAGGCCCCTCCGGCTCCGGCAAGTCCAGCCTGCTGGCGGTCGCCGCCACCCTCGTCACCCCGGACCGCGGCCGGGTCGTCGTCGCCGGCCAGGACACCACGGGGCTCGGCCCCGCCGAGAAGTCGGCCCTGCGCCGGGAGAAGATCGGCATCGTCTTCCAGCAGCCGAACCTGCTGGCCTCGCTGACCGCCGCCGAACAGCTCCAGGTCATGGCGCACCTCTCCGGCCGCCCGGCGCGTACCGTGCGCCGCCGCGCGCTGGAGCTGCTGGCGGCGGTGGGCCTGGCCGACAAGGCCGACAAGCGGCCCCACCAGCTCTCCGGCGGTCAGCGGCAGCGGATCAACATCGCCCGCGCCCTGATGAACGAGCCCGCCGTCCTGCTGGTCGACGAGCCGACCAGCGCCCTGGACCACGAGCGCGGCGCGGCCGTCCTCGACCTGCTGGTCACCCTGACCCGGGAGCGCGGCACCGCCACGGTGGTGGTCACGCACGACCACGCCCACCTGGATCGGATGGACCGTACGGCGACGATGGCGGACGGCAGGCTCACCCTCCCCGTCACCCCGGAGCCGGCCCCGACGGCCTGA
- a CDS encoding VOC family protein, which yields MFENSRAFSGFAVDDLERAKEFYGTTLGLSVSQDEEMGLLRLDLAGGTTIMVYPKEDHRPAIYTILNFPVDDVERAVDELTARGVTFERYEGFEADAKGIVHGDEGTPTIAWFKDPAGNILSVLNGEGP from the coding sequence ATGTTCGAAAACAGCAGGGCATTCAGCGGATTCGCGGTCGACGACCTGGAGCGCGCCAAGGAGTTCTACGGCACGACCCTGGGCCTGAGCGTCTCGCAGGACGAGGAGATGGGCCTGCTCCGCCTGGACCTCGCGGGCGGCACCACGATCATGGTCTATCCGAAGGAGGACCACCGGCCCGCGATCTACACGATCTTGAACTTCCCCGTGGACGACGTCGAGCGGGCCGTCGACGAGCTCACCGCCCGGGGCGTCACGTTCGAACGCTACGAGGGCTTCGAGGCGGACGCCAAGGGCATCGTGCACGGTGACGAGGGCACGCCCACCATCGCCTGGTTCAAGGACCCGGCGGGCAACATCCTGTCGGTGCTGAACGGCGAGGGCCCCTGA